Proteins encoded by one window of Gemmatimonadota bacterium:
- a CDS encoding cystathionine gamma-synthase, translated as MTRLAHTDPAHRLATLAVHAGHQPDPLAGAVMPPIYQTSTYIQDALGSPHAGYEYARTQNPTRETLERCLTALEGGSHGFAFGSGLAALDTTLKLLNKGDHVVVGANIYGGSHRLMQRVYERFGLEFTFVDMREIRNIEGALRPTTKMLFCETPTNPMMFLTDLRAVGDLAQALGLLFVVDNTFATPILQRPLSFGADIVLHSTTKYLNGHSDMVGGALITGRDDLGEQLGFLQNAAGGVPGPFDCWLALRGVKTLPLRMKAHCRSARRLAQWLSERKDVVRVYYPGLADHPQHALASRQMSDFGGMLSIELGDVAKAKRMVEATKIFSLAESLGGVESLVGHPASMTHASVPKAMRDEMGLTDSLVRLSVGIEDIDDLMADLDQAMAV; from the coding sequence ATGACTCGACTCGCACATACAGATCCCGCTCACCGACTCGCTACTCTGGCGGTCCACGCGGGTCACCAGCCCGACCCGCTGGCGGGTGCGGTCATGCCACCGATCTACCAGACGTCCACCTATATCCAGGACGCACTCGGGTCACCCCACGCGGGCTACGAATACGCCCGTACCCAGAACCCCACGCGCGAGACCCTCGAGCGCTGCCTGACCGCCCTCGAAGGGGGGAGCCACGGCTTCGCCTTCGGCTCGGGTCTGGCGGCGCTCGACACCACCCTCAAGCTCCTCAACAAGGGCGATCACGTCGTGGTCGGCGCGAACATCTACGGCGGTAGTCATCGGCTGATGCAGCGCGTTTATGAGCGCTTCGGGCTCGAGTTCACTTTTGTCGACATGCGCGAGATCCGGAACATCGAAGGCGCCCTGCGGCCGACCACGAAAATGCTCTTCTGCGAGACGCCGACGAATCCGATGATGTTCCTCACCGACCTGCGTGCCGTGGGCGACCTGGCGCAGGCCCTGGGGCTGCTCTTCGTGGTCGACAACACCTTCGCGACGCCGATCCTCCAGCGCCCGCTCTCCTTCGGCGCCGATATCGTGCTGCACTCCACCACCAAGTACCTCAACGGGCACTCGGATATGGTGGGTGGCGCCCTGATTACCGGACGCGACGACCTCGGCGAGCAGCTCGGCTTCCTCCAGAACGCCGCTGGTGGCGTCCCGGGCCCGTTCGATTGCTGGCTCGCCCTGCGCGGCGTCAAGACCCTGCCGCTGCGGATGAAGGCCCACTGCCGCAGCGCCAGGCGGCTGGCCCAGTGGCTCTCGGAACGGAAGGATGTGGTGCGCGTCTATTACCCTGGTCTGGCCGATCATCCGCAGCACGCCCTCGCCAGCCGCCAGATGAGCGACTTCGGCGGGATGCTGTCGATCGAGCTGGGGGATGTCGCCAAGGCGAAGCGGATGGTGGAAGCCACGAAGATCTTCTCGCTCGCCGAGTCGCTGGGCGGGGTGGAGTCGCTGGTGGGGCACCCGGCCTCGATGACCCACGCTTCGGTCCCCAAGGCGATGCGCGACGAAATGGGGCTCACCGACTCCCTGGTCCGGCTCTCGGTCGGGATCGAGGACATCGACGACCTGATGGCCGACCTCGATCAGGCGATGGCGGTCTGA